From a region of the Saccharomyces paradoxus chromosome IV, complete sequence genome:
- the KIN28 gene encoding TFIIH complex serine/threonine-protein kinase subunit KIN28 (Serine/threonine protein kinase, subunit of transcription factor TFIIH~similar to YDL108W) codes for MEYTKEKKVGEGTYAVVYLGSQHSTGRKIAVKEIKTSEFKDGLDMSAIREVKYLQEMQHPNVIELIDIFMAYDNLNLVLEFLPTDLEVVIKDKSILFTPADIKAWMLMTLRGVYHCHRNFILHRDLKPNNLLFSPNGQIKVADFGLARAIPAPHEILTSNVVTRWYRAPELLFGAKHYTSAIDIWSVGVIFAELMLRIPYLPGQNDVDQMEVTFRALGTPTDRDWPEVSSFMTYNKLQIYPPPSRDELRKRFIAASEYALDFMCGMLKMNPQKRWTAVQCLESDYFKELPPPSDPSTIKIRS; via the exons ATGGAATATACAAAGG aaaagaaagtcgGTGAAGGTACTTATGCGGTTGTTTACTTGGGTTCTCAACACTCTACTGGAAGAAAGATTGCTGTAAAGGAGATCAAAACATCTGAATTCAAAGATGGTCTGGATATGTCAGCTATACGTGAAGTTAAGTACCTACAAGAAATGCAACATCCAAACGTTATTGAGTTAATAGATATATTTATGGCTTATGATAATTTAAACCTCGTTCTGGAGTTCCTACCCACTGACTTAGAGGTGGTAATAAAAGACAAATCGATATTGTTTACGCCGGCAGATATCAAGGCATGGATGCTTATGACTTTGAGGGGCGTTTATCATTGCCAcagaaatttcattttgcaCAGGGATTTGAAACCAAAcaatttattattttcacCAAATGGCCAAATAAAAGTAGCAGATTTTGGTCTAGCAAGGGCTATACCTGCCCCACACGAGATACTGACAAGTAACGTTGTCACAAGATGGTACAGAGCACCGGAACTTTTATTTGGAGCCAAGCATTACACATCGGCTATCGATATTTGGTCAGTGGGGGTTATATTTGCGGAGTTAATGTTAAGGATACCATATCTACCAGGACAGAATGATGTAGATCAAATGGAGGTAACGTTTCGGGCCTTAGGGACACCTACAGATAGAGACTGGCCCGAagtttcttcctttatGACATATAACAAGTTGCAAATATACCCGCCCCCTTCAAGAGATGAATTGAGGAAAAGGTTCATCGCTGCCAGTGAATATGCATTAGATTTTATGTGTGGAATGCTAAAGATGAACCCACAAAAGAGGTGGACCGCTGTTCAGTGTTTAGAAAGTGAttatttcaaagaattACCACCACCCAGTGACCCCTCCACAATAAAAATACGTAGTTGA
- the MSS2 gene encoding Mss2p (Peripherally bound inner membrane protein of the mitochondrial matrix~similar to YDL107W) — protein sequence MQRFISRFVTTPRIPKKFQEIFPKKRTINKILFQLDTRLTYREMFPIFLQVSQTTNEENVPWKKKYPYIKSSDIMQMRNVLITLRRQNKFVHKDLLAMEDKLLNIAAELCNNDAISILSFNVVHGHKRGSVEYNYQNDVETANRFIKNLYARNHHLTVKLIGDMFFENKAYDKAQKYYKEFLNLENSTKLTGEVYGKLGEIQIKHVNGFLKAEKSWLKCIELLEIERSSRWYFLLAKLYLSSEPMKARALLENCASIGFKESFKTLGFLELNYFHNHERAKEWFKIGMEIMDLECFFGFLDCCLKVKDIRGARDCLESVKKLGNNDNKKPMIDAFLESRRDSIKLLDKA from the coding sequence ATGCAAAGGTTTATTAGTAGATTTGTCACTACACCACGAATACccaaaaagtttcaagaGATTTTCCCAAAGAAACGTACcattaataaaattttattccAGTTAGATACAAGGCTTACATATCGTGAAATGTTTCCAATATTTCTGCAGGTATCACAAACAACTAATGAAGAGAATGTCccatggaagaaaaaatatcctTATATAAAGAGTTCAGACATTATGCAGATGCGAAACGTCTTGATAACTTTAAGGAGGCAAAACAAATTTGTCCACAAAGATTTATTGGCTATGGAGGACAAGTTATTGAATATTGCTGCCGAGCTTTGTAACAACGATGCTATATCCATCCTAAGCTTCAATGTGGTACATGGTCATAAAAGGGGAAGCGTTGAATAcaattatcaaaatgaCGTCGAAACGGCAAATAGATTCATAAAGAATTTATATGCGCGTAATCACCACTTAACAGTTAAATTGATAGGAGATATGTTTTTCGAAAATAAGGCTTATGATAAGGCTCAGAAGTATTACAAAGAATTTCTGAATCTGGAAAATAGTACCAAATTGACTGGCGAAGTTTACGGAAAACTTGGggaaattcaaataaagcATGTCAATGGTTTTTTGAAGGCAGAAAAGTCATGGTTGAAATGTATAGAATTGTTGGAAATTGAGAGAAGCTCACGTTGGTACTTTCTTTTGGCGAAGTTATATCTGAGTTCAGAGCCTATGAAAGCAAGAGCTTTGCTAGAGAATTGTGCATCAATTGGATTTAAAGaatctttcaaaacatTAGGATTCCTTGAATTAAACTACTTTCACAATCACGAAAGGGCGAAAGAATGGTTCAAAATAGGTATGGAAATAATGGATTTAGAATGTTTCTTCGGGTTTCTTGACTGCTGTTTGAAAGTAAAGGATATTAGAGGTGCAAGAGATTGCCTAGAAAGTGTAAAAAAACTAGGGAATAACGATAATAAAAAACCAATGATTGATGCCTTTCTTGAAAGCAGGAGAGATTCCATAAAGCTGCTGGATAAAGCATGA